Proteins from a single region of Candidatus Puniceispirillum marinum IMCC1322:
- a CDS encoding Bax inhibitor-1/YccA family protein — protein sequence MQDNRFMNTAAAQSAQIDTGLRSYMLGVYNHMTTALLLTGFFAFAMKWAVMTVPAVGQLVYGTPLKWVVMLAPLGMVFWLSARMNAMSATKARNMFYIYGALMGLSLASILFVYTGASVARAFFITAGAFAGLSLYGYSTKRSLSAMGSFMVIGLFGLIIASVVNIFMASSQLEFVISVAGVLIFAGLTAWDTQRIKAMYMAGDSSEESNKKSIFGALMLYLDFINMFLFILRLFGNRE from the coding sequence ATGCAAGACAACAGATTTATGAATACAGCCGCGGCGCAATCCGCGCAAATTGATACAGGGCTTCGAAGCTATATGCTGGGTGTGTATAATCACATGACCACGGCATTGTTGCTGACTGGCTTTTTCGCCTTTGCCATGAAATGGGCGGTTATGACCGTACCTGCTGTGGGCCAGCTGGTTTATGGCACTCCCTTAAAATGGGTTGTGATGCTGGCACCATTGGGCATGGTGTTCTGGCTTTCAGCGCGCATGAACGCGATGTCGGCAACCAAGGCGCGTAACATGTTCTATATTTATGGTGCCTTAATGGGGCTTTCGCTTGCATCAATCCTGTTTGTCTACACAGGCGCTAGCGTGGCACGGGCATTCTTCATTACAGCCGGAGCCTTTGCGGGTCTCAGCCTTTACGGATATTCAACAAAGCGTAGCTTGTCAGCGATGGGTTCGTTTATGGTCATTGGCTTGTTTGGCCTGATTATCGCATCTGTGGTGAATATTTTCATGGCATCAAGCCAGCTGGAATTCGTGATTTCAGTAGCAGGTGTTTTGATCTTTGCTGGTCTAACCGCATGGGATACACAGCGTATCAAGGCTATGTATATGGCGGGAGACAGCAGTGAAGAGTCAAATAAGAAATCGATCTTTGGTGCTTTGATGCTGTATCTTGATTTTATCAATATGTTCTTGTTTATCTTGCGTCTATTTGGAAATCGCGAATAG
- the rlmN gene encoding 23S rRNA (adenine(2503)-C(2))-methyltransferase RlmN — translation MTDQTVPPVSDADQRINLLGLSQTALEEQIIAAGLPKFRAKQIWRWVWRHGLTNFDEMSDLGKPVREQLATMYKADRPAVSQRLNSKDGTIKWLLRFPDGNEAEAVYIPDKTRGTLCISSQVGCTLTCSFCHTGTQKLVRNLTVDEICGQVMLAMDELADWPAGRNGRRLTNIVLMGMGEPLFNYENVAEAMRIIMSGEGVAVSKRRITLSTSGVVPEIKRAGEELGVNLAISLHATRDELRDELVPINRKYKLAALIEACRNYPGLSNARRITWEYVMLDGINDSDEDCRQLLALIKGIPSKLNLIPFNPWPGSPYVCSKGDRIDAFAKRVLKAGYASPVRTPRGRDILAACGQLKSASQRIPRHKKAKTTETASA, via the coding sequence GTGACCGATCAGACCGTGCCACCTGTTTCTGACGCCGACCAACGCATAAATCTGCTTGGGCTTTCGCAGACCGCGCTTGAAGAACAAATTATCGCCGCTGGCTTGCCGAAGTTTCGCGCCAAACAGATTTGGCGCTGGGTTTGGCGACATGGTTTGACAAATTTTGACGAAATGTCTGATCTTGGCAAGCCCGTGCGCGAACAACTGGCGACTATGTATAAGGCCGACCGTCCCGCCGTATCGCAACGTCTGAATTCAAAAGATGGCACGATTAAATGGCTGTTAAGGTTTCCTGATGGTAACGAAGCTGAGGCTGTTTATATCCCGGATAAGACACGCGGTACTTTATGTATTTCATCGCAGGTTGGCTGTACGTTGACTTGCAGTTTTTGTCATACAGGCACCCAGAAGCTGGTGCGTAATCTGACCGTAGATGAAATTTGTGGCCAGGTCATGCTGGCCATGGATGAATTGGCTGACTGGCCAGCCGGACGAAATGGTCGCAGGCTGACGAATATTGTCTTGATGGGGATGGGTGAACCGCTTTTCAATTATGAAAATGTTGCCGAGGCGATGCGCATCATCATGAGTGGCGAAGGCGTCGCGGTATCAAAGCGCCGGATCACATTATCGACATCGGGGGTGGTGCCTGAAATCAAACGGGCAGGCGAAGAGCTGGGCGTTAATCTGGCTATCTCGCTTCACGCAACACGTGATGAATTGCGCGACGAGCTGGTGCCGATCAACCGCAAATACAAGCTTGCCGCCTTGATCGAAGCATGCCGAAATTATCCGGGACTTTCGAATGCGCGCCGGATCACATGGGAATATGTCATGCTTGATGGTATTAATGACAGTGATGAGGATTGTCGCCAGCTTCTAGCGCTCATAAAGGGCATTCCGTCTAAGCTTAATTTGATTCCCTTTAACCCCTGGCCAGGCAGCCCATATGTCTGTTCCAAAGGTGACCGTATAGATGCCTTTGCCAAGCGTGTTTTAAAGGCAGGCTACGCATCACCAGTACGAACACCTCGTGGCCGCGACATTCTTGCGGCATGCGGACAATTAAAATCGGCATCCCAGCGGATTCCTCGTCACAAGAAAGCAAAAACAACTGAAACTGCATCGGCTTAA
- a CDS encoding invasion associated locus B family protein, protein MNKGTNQFFKMLWLVPFLGIFLTAVTPSIAASEPIEMLVSKDWGAYRYNDNGVRVCFISSAPKKSAGKYDPDNRGETRIFVSHGPGKAERNVVQVIAGYNYKKQSDVTVKIDKRKFTLFTIEDRAYAESEEDDDAMITAMKRGTTMSIIGTSSRGTVTTDTYSLSGFTKTKSVIDKTCK, encoded by the coding sequence ATGAATAAAGGGACTAATCAATTTTTTAAGATGCTGTGGCTGGTGCCGTTTCTCGGTATATTTTTGACTGCTGTCACACCATCAATAGCAGCATCAGAGCCGATTGAAATGCTGGTTTCAAAAGATTGGGGTGCCTATCGTTATAATGATAACGGTGTTCGTGTTTGCTTTATAAGTAGCGCTCCGAAAAAAAGCGCTGGTAAATATGACCCTGATAATCGTGGCGAAACGCGTATTTTTGTTTCGCATGGACCAGGCAAAGCCGAGCGAAATGTGGTTCAGGTCATTGCCGGTTACAACTACAAAAAACAATCGGATGTGACAGTCAAAATTGATAAGCGCAAATTTACCTTATTCACAATCGAAGATCGCGCCTATGCCGAAAGCGAAGAAGATGACGATGCGATGATCACGGCGATGAAACGTGGTACCACAATGTCGATCATTGGCACATCCAGCCGTGGAACAGTCACCACAGACACTTATTCATTGTCCGGATTTACCAAAACCAAATCAGTTATAGATAAGACCTGCAAGTGA
- a CDS encoding arylesterase produces MVLNLGFINRYVRFFYQSVMILLFVFMAGFGFGLKQTVAADDVPVRILVLGDSLVAGHGLPQGKAFPEMLQQALLQDGVAVSVINAGVSGDTTAGGLARLDWSLADNPDAAIIVLGGNDLLRGLDPDATYRNLEAIINRFKAENMAVLLAGMQAPRNFGTDYVDDFDQVYTRLAARGDVVFYPFFLDGVAMVPDLNLGDGMHPNEDGISEITKRIMPSVRALLAKTP; encoded by the coding sequence ATGGTGCTGAATTTGGGCTTTATCAATCGTTATGTGCGCTTTTTTTACCAGTCGGTAATGATACTTCTGTTTGTGTTTATGGCTGGCTTTGGTTTTGGCTTGAAACAGACGGTAGCTGCGGATGATGTGCCGGTGCGTATTCTGGTGCTTGGTGACTCGTTGGTGGCAGGCCATGGATTGCCGCAAGGCAAGGCGTTTCCCGAGATGTTGCAGCAGGCACTTTTGCAGGATGGCGTTGCGGTATCAGTGATCAATGCAGGCGTGTCTGGCGATACAACAGCAGGCGGTTTGGCACGGCTTGACTGGTCATTGGCTGATAATCCAGATGCGGCCATCATCGTGCTTGGGGGTAATGATCTGCTCCGTGGGCTTGACCCTGATGCCACCTATCGCAATCTGGAGGCGATTATCAATCGCTTTAAGGCCGAGAATATGGCCGTGCTTCTGGCGGGGATGCAGGCACCACGGAATTTTGGCACCGATTATGTTGATGATTTCGACCAGGTCTATACACGTCTTGCGGCACGCGGTGATGTGGTTTTCTATCCGTTTTTTCTTGATGGTGTGGCGATGGTGCCGGATTTAAATCTGGGTGACGGCATGCACCCAAATGAAGACGGAATCAGTGAGATTACCAAGCGTATCATGCCATCTGTGCGGGCGTTGCTAGCTAAAACACCCTGA
- a CDS encoding ABC transporter ATP-binding protein — translation MTNLQDNSTSITPTPVIDLDNAQLSFGEKAKRVDVLKGINLCIDAGETVGVLGASGAGKTSLLMVMAGLENVTGGTIALADYDITNMPEDALAALRRDKVGIVFQAFRLIASMTALQNVSIPLELAGNSDATARASAALESVGLGHRLHHLPDQMSGGEQQRVAIARAIAPNPRILLADEPTGNLDSTTGEKVIKTLFESAANAGAALVLVTHDAGLAARCSRIIQIEDGKLAADSKQKAAG, via the coding sequence ATGACCAATCTTCAGGACAATTCAACTAGCATTACGCCCACCCCCGTGATTGATCTAGATAATGCCCAGCTTAGCTTTGGCGAAAAAGCCAAACGGGTCGATGTGTTAAAAGGTATCAATCTGTGCATTGACGCTGGGGAAACAGTCGGCGTATTGGGAGCCAGTGGCGCCGGTAAAACTAGCCTTTTGATGGTCATGGCTGGGTTGGAAAATGTCACCGGCGGTACCATAGCATTAGCCGATTATGACATTACAAATATGCCTGAAGATGCCTTGGCCGCATTGCGCCGTGACAAAGTCGGCATTGTTTTTCAGGCATTCCGCCTGATTGCGTCTATGACAGCCTTGCAGAATGTTTCGATTCCGCTTGAACTAGCTGGCAACAGCGATGCAACGGCACGCGCTAGCGCGGCGCTGGAGTCAGTCGGCCTTGGCCACCGGCTACATCACTTACCTGATCAGATGTCAGGAGGCGAACAGCAACGCGTCGCCATTGCTCGTGCAATAGCCCCCAACCCCCGCATCCTGCTAGCTGATGAACCAACCGGAAATCTTGACAGCACAACAGGCGAAAAGGTAATCAAAACCCTGTTTGAAAGCGCTGCAAATGCGGGTGCTGCCTTAGTGCTGGTGACACATGATGCTGGCCTCGCGGCACGCTGTAGCCGCATCATCCAAATTGAAGATGGCAAGCTTGCTGCAGACAGCAAACAGAAAGCTGCAGGCTAA
- a CDS encoding ABC transporter permease has protein sequence MIPDTDITIADSASSWTLAWRFARREMRGSLRRFRVFLGALLLGVAAIGTVGSVADAMRNGIANNARVLLGGDIELSSRHTPPDAEIISMAEDYGTVSRVVQMRAMLQATDQRKLVELKAVDDKWPLVGNVDIEGASSLSVALADKGVVADPSLLRSLGLEIGDEARLGDTTVRIAANLVTEPDRSISFVSFGPRVLVSKDTLAETGLQQPGSFISYKTRLTLDNPVDNAAVYSALLARTQSTHVRVRNLLDAAPGFDTFINQAEIFLVLVGLTALLIGGLGVAGAVRAWLTSRMPVIATLKCLGAPSKLIFRIYLLQVMSIAMVGVIAGVTVGAVAPLFAIDILSGYVTVPLDITLYPRPLLIAAGFGIGTSFLFALWPLAKAEEVRAAHLFRSLNDMPGGLPKPLYVGISLIAVIALSVLAFLATGNLLMTVSFIGGSILSLFLLAGLGDVMVFVLRRVPAPQIVPVRLALSAIIRPGSPVRSMVIAFGLGLSVLVAVSVSEANLNRQIDARVSEDAPAWFFIDIQPHQIDAFETIASNITGISNITKTPMLRGRVSALNGVLSSDIDAPSSAEWVLRGDRALTWSATPPKGSNIVEGTWWPDDYKGPPLVSMAKEEADEFGLVLGDTISVNVLGRNVTAKIVNFRDIEWQSFNINFLFVLSPGVLDKAPHSWIATTDAVDDAATDAVERAVTNQFSNVSAVSVKEAVRVAQRVIGLLGGAVQITALVTLVAGIAVLAGTVASTEAQRLSDSVILKVLGATRLSISIAWFLEYAFLGILAGIAAAIIGSLASYGLVAQILNIEFELDIMLVLITTLAGAGATALLGLAGAVKTLGHKPGPLLREV, from the coding sequence ATGATCCCCGATACAGACATCACTATCGCAGATAGCGCATCAAGCTGGACACTGGCTTGGCGATTTGCACGCCGTGAGATGCGCGGTAGCCTGCGCCGGTTCCGGGTGTTTCTAGGCGCTTTGCTGTTAGGTGTCGCCGCCATCGGGACGGTCGGGTCAGTTGCCGATGCCATGCGCAATGGCATTGCCAATAATGCACGTGTTTTGCTGGGTGGTGATATTGAGCTTAGCAGTCGGCACACGCCGCCTGACGCCGAGATCATATCCATGGCCGAAGATTATGGCACGGTGTCACGTGTGGTGCAGATGCGCGCCATGCTTCAAGCCACGGACCAGCGCAAGCTTGTCGAATTAAAAGCTGTCGATGATAAATGGCCATTGGTCGGTAACGTCGACATTGAAGGCGCATCATCATTATCAGTAGCTCTTGCAGATAAAGGCGTTGTTGCAGACCCGTCATTATTACGCTCCCTTGGCCTTGAAATTGGTGACGAAGCCCGTCTTGGTGATACAACTGTGCGCATTGCGGCCAATCTGGTCACCGAGCCTGATCGATCAATCAGCTTTGTCAGCTTTGGGCCGCGTGTCTTGGTATCCAAGGACACCCTTGCTGAAACGGGCTTGCAACAACCAGGTTCATTCATCAGCTACAAAACACGCCTCACCCTCGACAACCCCGTTGATAATGCTGCTGTTTACAGTGCTTTGCTTGCGCGGACTCAAAGCACCCATGTCCGTGTACGCAACCTGCTTGATGCGGCGCCTGGATTTGACACATTCATCAATCAAGCCGAAATTTTTCTGGTGCTTGTTGGTTTGACAGCCTTGCTTATTGGCGGCCTTGGCGTTGCTGGTGCTGTGCGCGCATGGCTAACCAGCCGGATGCCCGTAATCGCAACGTTAAAATGTCTTGGGGCGCCATCCAAACTGATTTTTCGCATCTATCTGCTTCAGGTTATGTCGATCGCCATGGTTGGCGTCATAGCGGGCGTGACAGTGGGTGCCGTTGCGCCACTTTTTGCCATCGACATCCTCTCTGGCTATGTGACAGTGCCACTTGATATAACGCTGTATCCCCGACCTCTGCTCATTGCTGCTGGCTTTGGCATCGGCACCTCATTTCTATTTGCTTTATGGCCACTTGCCAAAGCAGAAGAAGTGCGTGCGGCGCATCTGTTCCGTAGCCTGAATGATATGCCAGGCGGTTTGCCCAAGCCACTTTATGTCGGCATCAGCCTGATAGCCGTTATCGCTCTAAGTGTGCTGGCATTTCTGGCCACTGGCAATCTGCTGATGACAGTCAGCTTTATTGGCGGGTCGATCCTGTCGCTTTTCCTGCTGGCCGGGCTTGGTGATGTGATGGTCTTTGTTCTGCGACGGGTGCCAGCCCCGCAAATTGTTCCCGTGCGCCTTGCCTTGTCAGCCATCATTAGACCAGGTTCACCTGTGCGTTCGATGGTCATTGCCTTTGGACTTGGCCTGTCAGTTCTGGTCGCTGTATCGGTAAGCGAGGCTAATCTGAACCGGCAGATTGATGCGCGTGTCTCCGAAGATGCGCCAGCTTGGTTTTTCATCGATATTCAGCCGCATCAGATTGATGCTTTTGAGACTATCGCGAGCAATATTACAGGCATTTCGAACATCACCAAAACGCCTATGTTACGGGGACGCGTATCGGCGCTTAATGGCGTTTTGTCATCAGATATTGATGCGCCATCTAGTGCGGAATGGGTTTTGCGTGGCGATCGTGCCCTGACCTGGTCAGCCACCCCACCGAAAGGCAGCAATATTGTCGAAGGGACATGGTGGCCAGACGATTATAAAGGGCCGCCGCTTGTATCGATGGCCAAGGAAGAAGCCGACGAATTTGGGCTGGTTCTTGGTGATACTATCAGCGTCAATGTTCTGGGGCGTAATGTTACGGCAAAGATTGTCAATTTCCGCGATATTGAATGGCAAAGCTTCAATATAAATTTCCTGTTCGTGCTGTCGCCAGGCGTCCTCGATAAAGCACCGCATAGCTGGATCGCCACAACCGATGCTGTGGATGATGCTGCTACTGACGCGGTCGAACGCGCAGTGACCAATCAATTTTCAAATGTTTCGGCAGTGTCGGTCAAAGAAGCAGTGCGCGTGGCACAACGCGTCATTGGCTTGCTTGGTGGGGCTGTCCAGATCACCGCGCTTGTAACGCTGGTTGCGGGGATTGCTGTTCTGGCCGGCACGGTTGCCAGCACCGAAGCCCAACGCCTTTCGGATAGTGTGATTCTAAAAGTGCTTGGCGCCACCCGATTATCGATCAGCATTGCTTGGTTTCTGGAATATGCCTTCCTTGGCATTCTGGCCGGTATTGCGGCAGCCATCATTGGGTCACTAGCCAGCTATGGTCTGGTTGCCCAGATTTTGAATATCGAATTTGAGCTTGATATCATGCTGGTTCTGATCACCACCTTGGCAGGGGCAGGGGCAACGGCTTTGCTGGGTCTTGCGGGCGCGGTTAAAACCCTTGGCCATAAACCGGGTCCTCTATTGCGCGAAGTTTAG
- a CDS encoding argininosuccinate synthase — translation MSKQDIKKVVLAYSGGLDTSVILRWLQDHYNAEVVTFTADIGQGEDIEPARAKAELMGIKQIYIEDLREEFVRDYVFPMFRANPLYEGCYLLGTSIARPLIAKRQIEIAREVGAEAVSHGATGKGNDQVRFELAYYAQQPDIKVIAPWREWDLGSRTKLIAYAEQNQIPIPKDKRGEAPFSVDANLLHISAEGKVLEDPWVAPEEYVFSRSVSPEDAPNKATEIEITFKAGDPVAIDGVEMSPAALLTKLNELGGANGIGRLDLVENRFVGMKSRGVYETPGGTVLLTARRAMESITLDRGAAHQKDELMPRYAELIYNGFWFSPEREMLQAAIDSCRDLVNGVVRLRLYKGNVIVTGRKSPNSLYNADLVTFEEGAVDYDHSDAHGFIRLNALRLRVNKLTQDGKN, via the coding sequence ATGAGCAAGCAAGATATCAAAAAAGTTGTTCTCGCCTATTCTGGTGGTTTGGACACATCGGTCATTCTGCGGTGGTTGCAAGATCACTATAACGCAGAGGTAGTAACCTTTACCGCCGATATCGGCCAGGGTGAAGATATAGAACCGGCGCGCGCCAAAGCCGAACTCATGGGCATAAAGCAAATCTATATTGAAGATTTGCGCGAAGAATTTGTCCGTGACTATGTGTTTCCCATGTTCCGCGCTAATCCGCTTTATGAGGGATGCTATCTTCTTGGCACCTCGATCGCGCGCCCGCTGATTGCCAAACGCCAGATTGAAATCGCGCGTGAAGTCGGTGCCGAAGCTGTATCACATGGCGCCACAGGCAAAGGCAACGACCAGGTTCGTTTCGAACTTGCCTATTATGCCCAGCAGCCTGATATCAAAGTGATCGCACCATGGCGTGAGTGGGATCTTGGCTCACGCACAAAGCTGATTGCTTATGCCGAGCAAAATCAGATTCCCATTCCAAAAGACAAACGCGGCGAAGCGCCATTTAGCGTTGATGCCAATCTGCTGCATATTTCGGCTGAAGGAAAAGTGCTGGAAGACCCATGGGTCGCACCAGAAGAATATGTATTCTCGCGTAGCGTCTCTCCTGAAGACGCGCCAAACAAAGCCACTGAAATCGAAATCACCTTTAAAGCAGGTGATCCTGTCGCCATTGATGGGGTTGAAATGTCACCTGCCGCCCTGCTGACCAAGCTGAATGAACTTGGTGGGGCTAACGGTATTGGTCGGCTTGATCTGGTGGAAAATCGCTTTGTTGGCATGAAATCACGCGGTGTTTATGAAACGCCTGGCGGGACTGTTTTGCTGACCGCACGTCGGGCAATGGAATCAATAACGCTTGATCGGGGTGCCGCGCATCAGAAAGACGAACTGATGCCGCGCTATGCTGAACTTATTTATAACGGGTTTTGGTTCTCGCCTGAACGTGAAATGCTTCAAGCTGCCATCGATAGCTGTCGTGATCTGGTCAATGGTGTCGTGCGGTTGCGCCTTTATAAAGGCAATGTCATTGTAACGGGTCGCAAATCACCTAATTCACTTTATAATGCCGATCTGGTCACCTTCGAAGAAGGCGCTGTTGATTACGACCACAGCGACGCGCATGGCTTTATCCGCCTTAACGCGCTTCGGCTGCGGGTGAATAAGCTAACCCAAGACGGCAAAAATTAG
- a CDS encoding superoxide dismutase — translation MAFTLPDLPYSHDALAGLGMSAETLEYHHDLHHNAYVVNGNKLVAGTEWENKSLEDIITGTYQADAVAQNGIFNNASQHWNHMQFWEMMGPGKTAMPSELEKALVESFGSVDAFNDAFKAAGASQFGSGWCWLVKNADGGLQVTKTENGVNPLCFGQTALLGCDVWEHSYYIDFRNKRPDYLSNFLDNLVNWEFVAAQL, via the coding sequence ATGGCATTCACACTACCCGACCTACCTTATTCACATGATGCGTTAGCCGGACTTGGCATGAGCGCAGAAACCCTAGAATATCATCACGACCTGCACCACAACGCCTATGTCGTTAATGGCAATAAACTGGTTGCAGGCACCGAGTGGGAAAACAAATCACTCGAAGATATCATTACCGGCACTTATCAAGCTGATGCGGTGGCGCAGAATGGTATATTCAACAATGCGTCACAGCACTGGAACCATATGCAGTTCTGGGAGATGATGGGGCCTGGCAAAACAGCCATGCCATCTGAACTGGAAAAGGCACTGGTTGAGAGCTTTGGCAGTGTTGATGCGTTTAATGATGCGTTTAAAGCTGCGGGCGCGTCACAATTTGGTTCGGGCTGGTGCTGGCTGGTAAAGAATGCTGATGGTGGCTTGCAAGTCACCAAGACCGAAAATGGCGTTAATCCCCTATGTTTTGGTCAGACAGCTTTGCTTGGTTGTGATGTATGGGAACATTCATACTATATCGATTTCCGCAACAAGCGTCCGGATTACCTGTCGAATTTCCTCGATAATCTGGTCAATTGGGAATTTGTGGCGGCACAACTTTAG
- a CDS encoding gamma carbonic anhydrase family protein, with amino-acid sequence MTEDSHNILAAPHKPYIAPFMGMLPEIDASAFIAATAAIIGAVRIGKNSSIWHQVTVRGDNNYITIGEGTNIQDNSCVHIDSITYPTIIGNFVTIGHSAIIHACTIGDYGFVGMGGIVMDGATIEATGMLAAGAMLTAGKTIPAGELWAGRPAKKMRDLTAKELTFNQRSAHHYIEVARAHRLGEDGAPFDNMHYRPLPPLANKT; translated from the coding sequence ATGACCGAAGACAGCCATAATATTCTGGCCGCACCGCATAAGCCATACATAGCGCCATTCATGGGGATGTTACCCGAAATTGACGCCTCAGCTTTTATCGCCGCAACCGCTGCCATTATTGGCGCCGTGCGCATTGGCAAAAACAGCAGTATCTGGCATCAGGTCACCGTACGTGGCGACAATAACTATATAACTATCGGCGAAGGCACTAATATCCAGGATAATAGCTGCGTTCATATCGACAGCATCACATATCCGACAATCATCGGCAATTTTGTCACTATCGGTCATAGCGCGATTATTCATGCCTGTACGATTGGCGATTATGGCTTTGTCGGCATGGGCGGGATTGTCATGGATGGTGCCACGATCGAAGCTACTGGCATGCTGGCTGCCGGGGCTATGCTGACAGCGGGCAAGACCATTCCGGCTGGTGAATTATGGGCAGGCCGACCAGCCAAGAAAATGCGCGATCTGACAGCCAAAGAACTGACATTCAATCAACGCTCGGCACATCATTATATCGAAGTCGCGCGGGCGCATCGCCTTGGCGAGGATGGCGCACCATTTGATAACATGCATTACCGCCCTTTGCCGCCGCTTGCGAATAAGACGTAA
- a CDS encoding NAD-dependent succinate-semialdehyde dehydrogenase, whose amino-acid sequence MHLKNPALLRSEAYINGAWVSAADGKTFAVHNPVSGEVIAQVADLGAAEITAAIDASVPAQKAWAARTAKDRAVVMRKWYDLAMANADDLAVILTTEMGKPLSEAKGEIAYGSSFIDWFAEEARRISGDVLESPIPGKRMLTLKQPIGVFGAITPWNFPNAMITRKVAPGIAAGCACVLKPAEQTPLSALALAVLAHEAGIPAGVLNIVTGMDAPAIGKALCDDPRIRKMTFTGSTEVGRILMRECADTVKKMSLELGGNAPLIVFDDADLDDAVEGALLSKFRNAGQTCVCANRIFVQDGIYDAFAKKLTERVASMKVGDGMDAGVEQGPIIDEQGFAKIVAHIDDARAKGATVTTGGVPHERGGTFFAPTVLTDMDNSMQLFSEETFGPVAGLFKFSDEAEVIAAANDTEFGLAAYLFTKDAARLFRVSEALEYGIVSVNTGIFSSEVGPFGGVKNSGLGREGSKYGIDEFLEIKLLCIGD is encoded by the coding sequence ATGCACTTAAAAAATCCTGCTTTACTGCGATCCGAAGCCTATATTAATGGCGCGTGGGTATCGGCGGCTGATGGGAAAACCTTTGCCGTACATAATCCGGTATCAGGCGAGGTGATTGCACAGGTTGCTGATCTGGGCGCAGCCGAAATCACCGCAGCGATTGACGCATCAGTTCCAGCCCAAAAAGCATGGGCCGCGCGCACCGCCAAGGATCGCGCTGTGGTTATGCGCAAATGGTATGATCTGGCCATGGCGAATGCTGATGATCTTGCTGTGATTCTGACCACCGAAATGGGCAAGCCGCTTAGCGAAGCTAAAGGTGAAATCGCCTATGGCTCCAGCTTTATTGACTGGTTCGCCGAAGAAGCGCGCCGGATTAGCGGTGACGTTCTGGAAAGCCCCATACCTGGCAAGCGCATGCTCACATTGAAACAGCCAATCGGTGTGTTTGGCGCGATCACCCCGTGGAATTTTCCCAATGCCATGATTACCCGCAAGGTCGCCCCCGGTATTGCCGCAGGTTGTGCCTGTGTGCTGAAGCCGGCTGAACAGACACCCCTGTCCGCACTGGCATTGGCGGTGCTGGCACATGAAGCGGGTATTCCTGCAGGCGTCTTGAATATTGTTACTGGTATGGATGCCCCCGCCATTGGCAAAGCCTTGTGTGATGATCCACGCATCCGCAAGATGACCTTTACCGGATCAACCGAGGTTGGCCGTATCCTGATGCGTGAATGTGCTGATACGGTCAAGAAGATGAGCCTTGAGCTAGGTGGCAACGCCCCGCTGATCGTATTTGATGATGCTGATCTTGATGACGCTGTCGAAGGCGCTTTACTATCGAAATTCCGTAATGCAGGGCAGACCTGTGTCTGCGCAAACCGGATTTTTGTTCAGGATGGTATTTATGATGCCTTTGCCAAAAAGCTGACCGAACGTGTTGCCAGCATGAAAGTTGGTGACGGTATGGATGCTGGCGTCGAACAGGGGCCGATCATTGACGAACAGGGGTTTGCCAAAATCGTCGCCCATATCGATGACGCCCGTGCCAAAGGCGCAACCGTTACAACTGGCGGCGTGCCGCATGAGCGTGGCGGCACCTTCTTTGCCCCGACCGTGCTGACCGATATGGATAATTCGATGCAGTTATTCAGCGAAGAAACCTTCGGGCCTGTTGCGGGTCTATTCAAATTCTCCGATGAAGCCGAGGTCATCGCCGCTGCTAATGATACCGAATTTGGTCTGGCGGCCTATCTCTTTACCAAAGATGCCGCCCGCCTGTTCCGCGTCAGCGAGGCGCTTGAATATGGCATTGTTTCGGTCAATACGGGTATTTTCTCATCCGAGGTGGGGCCATTTGGTGGCGTCAAGAATTCGGGTCTTGGCCGCGAAGGCTCAAAATACGGCATTGATGAATTTCTGGAAATCAAATTGCTTTGTATTGGTGACTAG